TAGAAAGCATGAGCCTATGTTCCGTATCCAACAGGGCGTATTCCCATAGCTGCAATCTGATTCTCCAAGTCCTGCATCACTTTTTCCTGAGTTTCCATCCACCATACAGGCAGGTCAAGCTTCCCAATAATCCAAAACCTGGAGTAGAGTTATTTTTACTTGATTCATTTCCACCTGAGCTACTACCATTATCGGATTCTGAATTATTATTTTTTGACATATTGAGTTCGATAGCGTTTATTTCTTCAGATGAGAAGTTCGTTTCTTCAGCACCTGTATCTTCAGTTGCATTGGAAGTTGCCCTTGTGCTTTGGTCAGTTATATTAGAATCTATGAAATGCCCTAAGGCTATTTCAACAGGATTATTTTCTACTTTTATAGTAGCTATAACATTGTTTGTGGCTGTGTCAATTACAGATACATTGTTGCTATCGTAATTCACCACAAATACTTTTGTTCCATCTGGAGTGACTGCAATTCCAGTTGGGTGAATTCCTACAGGAATTGTATTTATAACATTGTTAGTTGCTGTATTAATTACAGAAACCGAATCGTCGCCCCAGTTTACCACATAAACCTTTGTTCCATCAGGACTAATTACAACTTCTGAAGGGTGAACTCCTACAGAAATGGTAGTTGTAACAGTATATTTGAATGTATCAATTACAGAAACCGAATTGTCTTCTTGATTTGCCACATAAATTTTTGTTCCGTCTGGAGTGACTGCGACTCCAAAAGGGGAACTCCCTACGCTAATTGAATTAGTAACATTGTTAGTTGCTGCGTCAATTACAGAGACATTATTGCTGCGAGTGTTTATCACATAAACTTTTGTTCCATCTGGAGTGACTGTAACTTCAATTGGAAAATTTCCCACATTAACAGTGGTTATAATATTATGTGTGGCCGTATCAATAACAGAAGTAGTATTACTGCGACGGTTCACAACATAGGTTTTTGTACCATCTGGAGTAACTACTACAGCCCAGGGATCAACTTCAACGTTTAAAGTGGCTACTACACTGTTTGTGGCTGTGCCAATTACTGAGACAGTGTTGCTACCACGATTCGTCACATATACCTTTGTTCCTGCTGGATGAACCCCAACTCCAACAGGATAACCATCTACATTCACTGTGGCATCAAGTTTATTTGTTGCTGTATCAATTACAAAGACATTGGTGCTGAGTAAGCCTGAGTCCACTACATATAGTTTTGTTCCGTCTGGGGTGGCTACAACTTCGCAAGGATATCCTCCCAGAGCAATTGTAGTTGTAACACTGTTGGTTTCGGTGTCAATTACGGAGACAATGCCACTGTTCGAATAGTTACCAGTACTCATCACATATGCAAATGGCCTCGCTCCTACAATATCCACCAGTATTAAAATCACAATTGACATCATTCCTAATACTCTTATAAGAGTGTTTCCTCTATGTGTTTTATTGGACATTCCAACAAACAATAGTGGGATAGAAAAAATATCAATAAGTATTGTTGATATGGTTTTACTTTTCACTTTTTAGCCCCTAGACAGTGCTTATCTTTACTAGTGTTTTGATTCCATATTGATTGAAAAATTCGTGATAGTTGGGTAGATTCACCCGTTGATTTCTGTGAACATACTTCGGAACCGCAGTACTAGCTTCGATTCCAAAAATAGACCTATCCTTATGAACGTACTTTGGAATTCTTTACCAAGCATATTAAAAAGAACGAGAGTTTCGATAAACCTCACTTTTAGATTGGATATACAACGGTATTTAAACAACCATTGAAACCAGAGGTTTTATCGAACTCCTCTGAGAAGTGTTACTCCCTCACATATATACGTTCAACTTCGCTACTACCATAGGTGCGTTCAAGTTTTGGTGTACCATTCGACCCCACAGGTAGTGGATCATTAATATACAAATATGTATACGAATTTTGGATTATGTATCCTTTGCAAACTCTACTATGCTGCGTAATCATACTAAAAAAAGGTCTATTATTGTCAATCTCATCAATAGCATCAACGTTAGTAAGATGTGTATATATTACTGTCCCAGACTTTCCTAACTCATCTTCACAATAATCCTCTGCATCTTCATCAAAAAGAGGTATTTGATTTCTTCCACCCTCATATTCATAGATGTATGTTTGGCTCGGAGTCGGGATTTTGTCATAGTAAATGGCAATCATTTGACAACTTGCCGGAATACAGTAATAGTCAGTTTCTTGTCCACGAAGAGGAACACCAAGTATTTTACTTGTTGAATCCGTTATCGCTACAGTGCCACTGAGTTTATTAATATTTTCTTCCGTGACTGCTACACTAATATTAACTTCCTTATCAGTAGCTGCTTGTTCTATAGAATTTGTGAGTTGATCACTTTTTTCCCATTCTTTTAAATTTTCCTCTACTCCATTCTCCAATATCATTTTGGACATTGACCAAACACCAAGCTCGGATTCAGTTGCAGGTTTATCTGGTACCACGTCAAGGGTGTATACATCTACAAATATCCGATGTTCAACGCCTGACTTGTCCTTTACTATGGTCATTGCCCCTATTTTGGGATAGCTATATACAACCATCTTAGTTGATGTGATTTCTCCATCTGGGTAATTTTCTTTGGTAATTTCTATTGATTTATCCATAGCTTCGGTCGCATTATACGGGTATGGATCAAATGCAATGTCGTTAAGTGAATTTCCAAGAGTCTTATTGGCAAAAATGTCAATTGTACCTATCAATTTTTTTTCTTTATATACTGAGAATTGATAAAATAATTTCTCACCATTTATGTCATAAAGCTCCTGTGGATTGGGATCAATAGATGCCCCAGTCCAGTTTTCAAAGCCTGGTGCATCAGCTGCTATAAAACTTATCATGTGCGCATTGGCATGCTTAAAAGCTTCTTCAGCAGTTACAGAATAATTATCCTCTTTCTGTGCACTTACGGCTGGTATCAATGCTATGCCAATCAGCATTATTGCTAAAATTAGCGATCCTATTCCAATTTTGTTCTTAATCATTCGTCTAACTCCTAGTTATTTTTTCCCTAGGAGGCAGGATCAAGCAAGCTTAAATATACGCAAAGCTAACATAATCATTGCCTCTTAGGGCAGAGTTATGGAGTTCGGGTGAACTTGGAAAGTACTTTTGAACTCCATAAATTACTCTTAGTTAGCTCCTTATAAGTTTTCTGTGTAAACTCTCGAACAATTGTTTTTCATACTTATTTTGATCCTGTAATAATTCCTTGACCTTTGATAGTTTGATGATTTGGCCATAAATTATATATATGAACATATTGCCTCATCCTATATTCAATAATTTATATACAAACGTCAGGAGCACAATTTATACTTACATATGGTGATATTTGTGAATACCTAACAGTCTAACAGCAAAAGATCAGCTTTTGTATCCAATACGGGCCTGTGGGGCCTGTGAATAGTCTAATTTTTGACAAGCCTCTCCATAAATTAAATCCTCTCTTTTTAGACAAATTCTGACAAAATACCGCCCGTAACCTTGCCTGCGGAATGGGCTTTTCCCAGCTCCACCTTAACAAAAACACCTCTCTCCAGGTAACCAAAACCAAACTTGACAGCCTTCAGAGAGCCGGAGTGGAGTTAATGATCCATATGTGCCCGAACTGCCATATCCAGTACGACCGCTACCAGCCTGTAATTGAAAAAGAGTATGGGGTAGAGTATGACATGGTGCACATGAATATTGCCCAGTTCGTAGCTCTTTCAATGGGAGCAGACCCCTACAAAGTATGCGGTTTCCAGACTCACTCCGTGCCTCTGGAAGGTTTTCTTGAAAAGACCGGTATAATAAAAATCCCGTTTTAAAGTTGAACCGGTCACTTTTTTTATTTTGATTTTTTCCAATCACTTTTTTTGGCTTTGCCGAAAGTTGTTCCTAAATGAGCAAGTCCTACAGGCACTGTGGCTGTAACAGTGTTTGTAGTCGCATCAATTACAGAAGTAGTGTTGTGCTAACGACAGCAAAACCCATTTTGGCACTTACTTCTTCCTTAACTTCCATCCACTATACATGC
The Methanosarcina sp. WWM596 DNA segment above includes these coding regions:
- a CDS encoding beta-propeller fold lactonase family protein translates to MKSKTISTILIDIFSIPLLFVGMSNKTHRGNTLIRVLGMMSIVILILVDIVGARPFAYVMSTGNYSNSGIVSVIDTETNSVTTTIALGGYPCEVVATPDGTKLYVVDSGLLSTNVFVIDTATNKLDATVNVDGYPVGVGVHPAGTKVYVTNRGSNTVSVIGTATNSVVATLNVEVDPWAVVVTPDGTKTYVVNRRSNTTSVIDTATHNIITTVNVGNFPIEVTVTPDGTKVYVINTRSNNVSVIDAATNNVTNSISVGSSPFGVAVTPDGTKIYVANQEDNSVSVIDTFKYTVTTTISVGVHPSEVVISPDGTKVYVVNWGDDSVSVINTATNNVINTIPVGIHPTGIAVTPDGTKVFVVNYDSNNVSVIDTATNNVIATIKVENNPVEIALGHFIDSNITDQSTRATSNATEDTGAEETNFSSEEINAIELNMSKNNNSESDNGSSSGGNESSKNNSTPGFGLLGSLTCLYGGWKLRKK
- a CDS encoding C39 family peptidase, which gives rise to MIKNKIGIGSLILAIMLIGIALIPAVSAQKEDNYSVTAEEAFKHANAHMISFIAADAPGFENWTGASIDPNPQELYDINGEKLFYQFSVYKEKKLIGTIDIFANKTLGNSLNDIAFDPYPYNATEAMDKSIEITKENYPDGEITSTKMVVYSYPKIGAMTIVKDKSGVEHRIFVDVYTLDVVPDKPATESELGVWSMSKMILENGVEENLKEWEKSDQLTNSIEQAATDKEVNISVAVTEENINKLSGTVAITDSTSKILGVPLRGQETDYYCIPASCQMIAIYYDKIPTPSQTYIYEYEGGRNQIPLFDEDAEDYCEDELGKSGTVIYTHLTNVDAIDEIDNNRPFFSMITQHSRVCKGYIIQNSYTYLYINDPLPVGSNGTPKLERTYGSSEVERIYVRE
- a CDS encoding heterodisulfide reductase-related iron-sulfur binding cluster, with protein sequence MGFSQLHLNKNTSLQVTKTKLDSLQRAGVELMIHMCPNCHIQYDRYQPVIEKEYGVEYDMVHMNIAQFVALSMGADPYKVCGFQTHSVPLEGFLEKTGIIKIPF